Genomic window (Rathayibacter sp. VKM Ac-2760):
GACATCGAGCGCTGGCAGGTCTTCGGCGGCTCCTGGGGATCGACGCTGGCCCTCGCCTACGCCGAGTCGCACCCCGAGCGCGTCACCGAGATCGTCCTCCGCGGGATCTTCACCCTCCGCTGGGCCGAGCTCGAGTGGTTCTACGAGGGCGGCGCCGCCGCGGTCTATCCGGACCTCTGGGAGGGCTACACCTCGGTGATCCCGGCGGGCGAGCGCGGCAGCCTGATCGAGGCCTACTACCGGCTGCTGCACGACGAGGACCCGGCGGTGCACGGCCCGGCCGGCGTCGCCTGGACCACCTGGGAGTCCTCGACCATCACCCTCCTGCAGAAGCCGGAGATGATCGCGGCCTGGTCGGACCCCGCCTTCGCCCTGGCCTTCGCGCGGATCGAGAACCACTACTTCGTGCACAGGGGCTGGCTCGAGGAGGGGCAGCTGATCCGCGACGTCGGCGTGCTCCGCGGCATCCCGGCCGTCATCGTCCAGGGCCGCTACGACATGTGCACGCCGGCCTTCACGGCCTGGGACCTGCACCGGGCCTGGCCCGAGGCCGACTTCCACCTGATCCCGGACGCCGGCCACGCCTTCGACGAGCCGGGCATCCTCGACGCGCTGATCGAGGCGACCGACCGCTTCGCCTCCTGAGCGCTCGCGCAGGGTCGTCCCGCATCGGCGACGGGCGGACTAGCCTGGGCGGATGCGCGTGGACGACACCCCGGGGATGGACGGCTGGCCCACCGGCCGCCTCCTCGCCACGGCGTCCCGGATGGTCGAGCACGCCTGGCACGGCGCGCTCGCCGAGATCGGCCTCACCCACGCGGGCCTGGTCGTGCTGCACCTGCTGCAGGCCGGCCCGGCCGCGCAGAAGGAGCTCGCCGCCTCCGCCCACGTCGAGGTGCAGACCATGTCGCGCACCATCGAGCGGCTCGAGCGCGAGGGGCACGTCTCCCGCGTGAGCGACCCCGCGGATCGGCGCCGCCAGCTGGTGTCCCTCACGGCGAAGGGGACCGAGGCGTGGCAGCGCGCGCACCGGCTCGAGGTCGACATGCTGCCCGGCACCCTCGACCACGGGCCGCTGCGCGAGGCACTGCTCGACATCATCCGCGACGCCAGCGAGTCGCGCTGGGGCTGATCCGCCCGAGCCGTCCGAGCCGCCCGAGCCGTCCGCAACCCCGGGCAGCGTGTCCTCGGTCGGCGCTAGTTTGACCGCATGACCTTCAACGACGACTCCCAGCTCAGCGGCGGCAAGGTCCGCCGGCGCGGCCGCACCACCGGCATCGCGGTCGGCGGAGGCGCGGTGGGCGTCGTCGTGCTCGCCCTGCTCTCGCAGCTGCTCGGCGTCGACCTGTCCGGGCTGGGCGGGCTCGTCGGCGGCGGCGGCGGCACGTCGCCGGATCAGGTCACCAGCACCGCGGTCGCCTGCGACAGCGGCGCCGACGCCAATGCCGAGGTCGACTGCCGGCTCGAGGGCGCGGCGGAGTCGCTCGACCGCTACTGGGCCGGCGCGGCGGGCGCGATCGGCGCGAGCTACACGACGACCGGCGGCGTCATCGTCTTCGAGGACCAGACGACGACCGGCTGCGGGAACGCGACGGCCGCTGTCGGTCCGTTCTACTGCCCGCCGGACCAGACCATCTACCTCGACACCGACTTCTTCGACGAGCTGCGCACCCGCTTCGGCACCTCGGGCGGCTCGCTCGCGCAGATGTACATCCTGGCCCACGAGTGGGGCCACCACATCCAGAGCCTGACCGGGGCGATGGAGTCGGCCGACCGCAGCGGCACCGGCCCCGACTCGGACTCGGTCCGCCTCGAGCTGCAGGCCGACTGCTACGCCGGAGCCTGGGCCGGCGACGCCTCGACCGTCCCCGACGAGACCGGCACCCCCTACCTCAAGCCCGTGACGCAGGAGCAGTACCGCGACGCCCTGAGCGCCGCCGCGGCCGTCGGCGACGACCGCATCCAGGAGCAGGCGACCGGCACCGTCGACCCCGAGGGCTGGACCCACGGCTCCGCCGAGCAGCGCCAGCGCTGGTTCCAGGCCGGCTTCGACGCCGACGCCACCGCCTGCGACACCTTCGCGGTCGAGGGCTCCGCCCTCTGACCCCGCCCTCCCTGCTGGTCGAGTAGCCGCGCAGCGGCGTATCGAGACCCCGCGTGCAGGAGGCGGTGGATCTCGATACGCCCGCTGCGCGGGCTACTCGATCAGCAGGGAACGCCCGCCCGCTCGACCTCCGCTGCGCCCCCTCGCCTGCTGGTCGAGCAGCCGCGCAGCGGCGTCTCGCGACCCCGCCCCTCAGCTCACCGAGTCGCTCGGCTCCTCCATGTACCACTCCGTGAACGAGCAGGCCCGCCCGTCCGGCGCGAAGCGGATCACCCACAGATTCAGGTACGTCCGGTCCGACGGGTAGATGGTCCGCGCCTCCACCACCGCCGTCGTCTCGGTCAGCGCGACGAG
Coding sequences:
- a CDS encoding neutral zinc metallopeptidase; this translates as MTFNDDSQLSGGKVRRRGRTTGIAVGGGAVGVVVLALLSQLLGVDLSGLGGLVGGGGGTSPDQVTSTAVACDSGADANAEVDCRLEGAAESLDRYWAGAAGAIGASYTTTGGVIVFEDQTTTGCGNATAAVGPFYCPPDQTIYLDTDFFDELRTRFGTSGGSLAQMYILAHEWGHHIQSLTGAMESADRSGTGPDSDSVRLELQADCYAGAWAGDASTVPDETGTPYLKPVTQEQYRDALSAAAAVGDDRIQEQATGTVDPEGWTHGSAEQRQRWFQAGFDADATACDTFAVEGSAL
- the pip gene encoding prolyl aminopeptidase — translated: MRTLYPEIEPFHTGMLDVGDGHEIYWEASGNPEGKPVVFLHGGPGAGASAAHRRLFDPEKYRIVLLDQRMCGRSTPHASEPGADLSTNTTWYLVSDLEKLREHLDIERWQVFGGSWGSTLALAYAESHPERVTEIVLRGIFTLRWAELEWFYEGGAAAVYPDLWEGYTSVIPAGERGSLIEAYYRLLHDEDPAVHGPAGVAWTTWESSTITLLQKPEMIAAWSDPAFALAFARIENHYFVHRGWLEEGQLIRDVGVLRGIPAVIVQGRYDMCTPAFTAWDLHRAWPEADFHLIPDAGHAFDEPGILDALIEATDRFAS
- a CDS encoding MarR family transcriptional regulator → MRVDDTPGMDGWPTGRLLATASRMVEHAWHGALAEIGLTHAGLVVLHLLQAGPAAQKELAASAHVEVQTMSRTIERLEREGHVSRVSDPADRRRQLVSLTAKGTEAWQRAHRLEVDMLPGTLDHGPLREALLDIIRDASESRWG